One window of the Bacteroidales bacterium genome contains the following:
- the gldE gene encoding gliding motility-associated protein GldE: METADYDPLSSLLLIPINSVFRSSFDLSLLFYLVLLIILIIASAMISGSETAFFSLSPSDLHDISEKKNKINQRIKSLLDKPKNLLASILIANNFVNVAIIILSAYLIDKNFDFSAFPITGFIVKVIVVTFILLLFGEIMPKIYANQNNIHFVMSVATPMFFINKFLSPLSQALSLSTAIIDKRIEKKGHQVSLSQLDEAIEISTDEHSTEEEKNILKGIAKFADIEAGEIMKVRMDIVSLDIHTPFSKLIEIILDSGFSRIPVYEESIDKIKGIIYIKDLLPYLNSDNDFNWTSLLRSPFYVPENKKINELLDEFRQKKIHLAIVVDEYGGTSGIITLEDVLEEIVGEISDEFDVVDDDIEYEKINDNTYIFAAKTSIIDFCKVLKINDDIFYEVEGDFDSIAGLFLELYGNIPKKGTSLKHHHFVFTVESLDNRRIKKLKIEIGNESK, from the coding sequence TTGGAAACAGCTGATTACGACCCCCTTTCTTCACTTCTTCTAATCCCAATAAATTCCGTATTTCGATCTTCTTTTGATTTAAGTCTTTTGTTTTATCTTGTACTGCTAATTATTTTAATAATAGCATCAGCAATGATTTCCGGTAGCGAAACAGCTTTTTTTTCTTTAAGCCCCAGCGACTTACACGATATCTCAGAAAAGAAAAATAAAATCAATCAACGCATAAAAAGCTTATTAGATAAGCCTAAGAATCTACTTGCTTCCATATTGATTGCAAATAATTTTGTTAATGTGGCAATAATTATTTTATCGGCATATCTTATTGATAAGAATTTTGATTTCTCGGCTTTCCCAATTACCGGTTTTATTGTAAAGGTAATTGTAGTAACTTTTATTTTATTGCTTTTTGGAGAGATAATGCCTAAAATTTATGCCAATCAAAACAACATTCATTTTGTTATGAGCGTTGCAACTCCAATGTTTTTTATCAATAAGTTTTTAAGCCCTTTAAGCCAAGCTCTCTCATTATCAACAGCAATTATTGATAAACGAATAGAGAAAAAGGGGCATCAAGTTTCTCTAAGTCAATTAGACGAAGCCATTGAAATATCTACCGATGAACATTCTACTGAAGAAGAAAAAAATATCCTAAAAGGTATAGCAAAATTTGCCGACATTGAAGCAGGTGAAATAATGAAAGTAAGGATGGATATAGTATCTTTAGATATACATACCCCTTTTTCAAAGCTTATCGAAATAATATTAGACTCCGGATTTTCTCGTATTCCGGTTTACGAAGAAAGTATAGATAAAATTAAAGGTATTATTTACATTAAAGACCTTTTACCATACTTAAATAGCGATAATGATTTTAATTGGACTTCCCTGCTTCGTAGTCCTTTTTATGTCCCCGAAAACAAGAAAATTAACGAACTACTCGATGAATTCCGCCAAAAGAAAATTCATTTAGCAATTGTTGTAGACGAATATGGTGGCACTTCAGGTATCATAACATTAGAAGATGTATTAGAAGAAATAGTAGGAGAAATTAGTGATGAGTTTGATGTTGTGGACGATGACATTGAATACGAAAAAATAAATGATAACACCTATATTTTTGCAGCAAAAACTTCCATTATAGATTTTTGCAAAGTATTAAAAATTAATGATGATATTTTTTACGAGGTGGAAGGCGATTTTGACAGTATTGCAGGATTGTTCTTAGAGCTTTATGGAAATATCCCTAAGAAGGGAACGAGCTTAAAACATCATCACTTTGTTTTTACTGTTGAATCATTAGATAACCGCCGTATTAAGAAACTAAAAATTGAAATTGGGAATGAATCAAAATAG
- a CDS encoding BMC domain-containing protein, which yields MMALGMIETRGFTAMVEASDAMLKAAKVELVSYEKTGGGYVTAVVRGDVASVRAAVDAGLRAAEKVGEIVSTHVIPRPHQNVDSALPLGKNINK from the coding sequence ATGATGGCCTTAGGGATGATTGAAACCAGAGGTTTTACAGCAATGGTAGAAGCTTCTGACGCTATGTTAAAAGCTGCTAAAGTAGAATTAGTAAGCTACGAAAAAACAGGCGGTGGATATGTTACTGCTGTTGTTAGAGGCGATGTTGCTTCTGTTCGTGCTGCCGTTGATGCAGGATTACGTGCAGCCGAAAAAGTAGGTGAAATAGTATCAACTCACGTTATTCCAAGACCACATCAAAATGTCGATTCTGCCTTACCATTAGGAAAAAATATAAATAAATAG
- a CDS encoding BMC domain-containing protein, with the protein MTDKKNIIVLGAIEFKSIVVGFQAFDQMVKVAPIHIIDARTISAGKYLIIFSGDVASVEYAYKTGIETGGTHVIDKLFLPQVHEDVIPALGETITIEDWDTIGIIETLTIVSGIESADSAAKSGGVKIIEIRLANGYGGKSYVKMIGKLDDVQAAVDAGIAKAKEKNLLGMQTIIPQPHKEIKPFFM; encoded by the coding sequence ATGACAGATAAAAAAAACATAATTGTCCTTGGAGCTATTGAATTTAAAAGCATAGTAGTTGGATTTCAAGCCTTTGATCAGATGGTTAAAGTAGCCCCCATTCATATTATTGATGCACGAACAATAAGTGCAGGAAAATATTTAATTATTTTTAGCGGCGATGTGGCTTCTGTTGAATATGCGTACAAAACAGGAATTGAAACGGGTGGAACACACGTAATAGATAAACTGTTTTTACCTCAAGTGCACGAGGATGTTATTCCCGCTTTGGGAGAAACCATTACTATAGAAGACTGGGATACCATAGGAATTATAGAAACTTTAACTATTGTTTCAGGAATTGAATCTGCCGACAGTGCCGCCAAATCAGGAGGAGTTAAAATTATTGAAATCCGCCTTGCTAATGGATACGGCGGGAAATCATATGTTAAAATGATTGGCAAACTAGACGATGTTCAAGCAGCTGTAGATGCAGGAATAGCAAAAGCCAAAGAGAAAAATCTCTTAGGTATGCAAACAATCATTCCTCAACCGCATAAAGAGATTAAACCTTTCTTTATGTAA
- a CDS encoding EutN/CcmL family microcompartment protein, translated as MRLGKIIGTVVSDTKAKAYESKKILVVQPLDADQKAVGTSFLAIDAVQAGVGDIVLTIEEGNSARQVIEDEDALTVKTVIAAIVDDISK; from the coding sequence ATGAGGTTAGGAAAAATTATCGGAACAGTGGTTTCAGACACAAAAGCTAAAGCTTATGAATCTAAAAAGATTCTTGTAGTTCAACCTTTAGATGCTGATCAAAAAGCTGTCGGCACGTCCTTTTTAGCTATCGATGCCGTACAAGCTGGTGTTGGCGATATTGTTTTAACAATTGAGGAAGGTAATTCGGCTCGACAAGTTATTGAAGATGAAGATGCCCTAACTGTTAAAACCGTTATTGCAGCTATAGTTGATGATATATCGAAATGA
- a CDS encoding EutN/CcmL family microcompartment protein produces MILAKVSGTVVASQKTPKMEGVKLLLLEKIDPVSLKGKNDFVVAMDGVGAGKDEIVFYVSGSSARLSEITMGLPTDATVVAIVDIIEQNGNFSYQKNKDN; encoded by the coding sequence ATGATTTTAGCAAAGGTAAGTGGTACCGTAGTAGCTAGTCAAAAAACTCCAAAAATGGAGGGAGTAAAACTTTTGTTACTCGAAAAAATAGATCCTGTCAGCCTAAAAGGTAAAAACGACTTTGTCGTTGCTATGGATGGCGTTGGAGCCGGTAAAGATGAAATAGTATTTTATGTTTCGGGAAGTAGTGCACGTCTGTCTGAAATTACTATGGGTTTACCTACCGATGCAACAGTTGTTGCTATAGTAGATATTATTGAACAAAACGGGAATTTTAGCTATCAAAAAAATAAAGATAACTGA
- a CDS encoding aldehyde dehydrogenase EutE: MDSLEENIRQLVREALQDIKQNVDNSSSSDKMGVFSSMDDAVIAAETAFHELGKLTLETRKDIIESIRKVSTDNIVLLSKMANDETGMGRWEDKVIKNELAIKKTPGVEDIIPETFSDDHGLALVEHAPYGVLGSISPSTNPTASIISNCIGMIAAGNSVVFNTHPAAKKVSNLLVSLLNKGIVEAGGPKNLITTVETPTLKSANIMMSHPKVAMLVVTGGPGVVKAAMKMEKKTIAAGPGNPPCVVDETADIVKAGKDIVNGASFDNNLICICEKETIVVESVADRLKVEMEKNGAYILSADQIKKVTDLVIADPGRPGHEGGANKDFVGKNASVIAKAIGLTVPDSTRLLLCEVDANHPLVWTEQLMPVMPLVRVPNVDDAIDLAVRCEHGFKHTAMMHSHNIEALSKMAKVMDCSIFIKNGPSYAGLGNGGAGFASFTIASPTGEGVTRTRTFTRERRCTMVDFFRII, from the coding sequence ATGGATAGTTTAGAAGAAAATATACGTCAATTAGTTAGAGAGGCTTTGCAAGACATTAAGCAAAATGTTGACAATAGCAGCTCATCAGATAAAATGGGAGTTTTCTCCTCTATGGACGATGCTGTTATTGCCGCTGAAACAGCCTTTCACGAATTAGGAAAACTTACTCTGGAAACCCGAAAAGATATTATTGAGAGTATTAGGAAAGTCTCGACAGATAATATTGTTTTACTTTCAAAAATGGCCAATGACGAAACAGGCATGGGTCGTTGGGAAGATAAAGTGATAAAAAATGAGTTAGCGATTAAAAAAACACCAGGTGTTGAAGATATTATTCCTGAAACATTTTCCGATGATCACGGCTTGGCTTTGGTAGAACATGCACCTTATGGCGTTCTTGGCTCTATTTCCCCCAGCACTAACCCGACAGCATCTATCATTAGCAATTGTATTGGAATGATTGCAGCAGGAAATTCTGTTGTATTTAACACACATCCTGCAGCTAAAAAAGTTTCTAACCTTTTAGTATCTCTGCTTAACAAAGGAATTGTAGAAGCAGGCGGCCCAAAAAACCTGATTACAACCGTTGAAACTCCGACATTAAAATCGGCTAACATTATGATGAGCCATCCGAAAGTAGCAATGCTTGTTGTTACCGGTGGACCGGGAGTTGTGAAAGCCGCAATGAAAATGGAGAAAAAAACTATTGCTGCCGGCCCCGGAAATCCTCCTTGTGTAGTTGATGAAACAGCAGATATTGTAAAAGCAGGAAAAGATATTGTAAATGGTGCGAGTTTTGATAATAACCTAATATGTATTTGCGAAAAAGAAACAATAGTTGTTGAATCTGTTGCCGATAGGCTAAAAGTGGAAATGGAGAAAAACGGCGCTTACATTTTATCCGCTGATCAAATTAAAAAAGTTACCGATTTAGTTATTGCAGATCCTGGTCGACCCGGTCACGAAGGTGGAGCAAATAAAGATTTTGTCGGTAAAAACGCTTCGGTTATTGCTAAAGCGATTGGTTTGACTGTTCCTGACTCTACCCGCTTATTACTCTGCGAAGTAGATGCAAACCATCCTTTAGTGTGGACAGAGCAGTTAATGCCCGTTATGCCTTTAGTTCGTGTCCCAAATGTTGACGACGCTATTGATTTAGCTGTAAGATGTGAGCACGGTTTTAAACACACGGCAATGATGCATTCGCATAATATTGAAGCTCTCAGCAAAATGGCAAAAGTTATGGATTGTTCTATTTTTATAAAAAACGGTCCCAGTTATGCCGGTTTAGGTAATGGAGGAGCTGGTTTTGCTTCTTTCACTATTGCTAGCCCTACGGGCGAAGGTGTGACAAGAACAAGAACTTTTACTCGCGAAAGACGCTGTACTATGGTTGATTTTTTTAGAATCATTTAA
- a CDS encoding HAMP domain-containing histidine kinase, translating to MNKRTGILLIVLTSVAIIGIAIFQIYWIGNAYELKKTQLNAQIKMSLKAVANNLFRIQNSKTRQQLFSSQDNIEDSISNNINNINYVLIDSLLLNEFKSLQANLNFKYGIYLSGTKKLLGGDFQNFEQQILDSEFKTPLSCLRIGSPYFLAIYIPDTNNLILQNLIWGFVFSGLFVLIVGFSFAFTIVIIYRQKRISLIKNDFVNNMTHEFKTPIATVSLVSEMLLKTEVQNDKEKIKKYAKIIYEENIRLKNQVEEVLQVALLDKGQLKIRKREIDVHKLLDQIISNSEIFILERDGIIKKVYSAARSKIRADKMHLTNIIGNLLDNANKYSPEKPIITVRTKNIKKGILISVEDKGIGIKTEDQANIFNQFHRAHTGNIHDVKGFGLGLFYAEKMVKEHGGFIRLNSTFGSGSTFEIYLPFNEIRKD from the coding sequence ATGAACAAACGTACAGGTATATTACTAATTGTTCTAACTTCTGTTGCCATTATAGGAATTGCAATATTTCAAATTTATTGGATTGGTAATGCCTACGAGCTAAAGAAAACCCAACTAAATGCTCAAATTAAAATGAGCTTAAAAGCTGTTGCCAATAATCTGTTCAGAATCCAAAACAGTAAAACAAGACAACAATTATTCTCATCCCAAGATAATATAGAAGACTCTATATCAAACAATATCAATAATATAAATTATGTACTTATAGATTCTTTGTTATTAAATGAATTTAAAAGCTTACAAGCTAATCTAAATTTCAAATATGGCATTTATTTAAGTGGGACAAAAAAATTACTTGGTGGAGATTTTCAAAACTTTGAACAACAAATCCTTGATTCTGAATTTAAAACCCCTTTGAGCTGTTTACGCATAGGGTCACCATATTTTCTTGCTATTTATATTCCTGACACTAATAATCTTATATTACAAAATCTAATCTGGGGCTTTGTATTTTCGGGATTATTTGTTTTAATAGTAGGGTTTAGTTTTGCGTTTACAATTGTTATTATTTATCGACAAAAAAGAATTAGTTTGATTAAAAATGACTTTGTAAATAATATGACTCACGAATTTAAAACTCCTATTGCCACCGTTTCTTTAGTCAGCGAAATGCTTTTAAAAACAGAAGTACAAAACGACAAGGAAAAAATAAAGAAATACGCCAAAATTATTTACGAAGAAAATATCCGTCTAAAAAATCAAGTCGAAGAAGTGTTGCAAGTTGCCCTACTTGATAAAGGACAACTGAAAATTCGGAAAAGAGAAATAGATGTACATAAGCTGCTCGATCAAATCATTAGCAATAGCGAAATTTTCATACTCGAGCGTGATGGTATAATTAAAAAAGTGTATTCGGCAGCACGATCAAAAATACGTGCCGATAAAATGCATTTGACAAATATTATAGGCAATCTATTAGATAATGCAAATAAATATTCTCCGGAAAAACCTATAATTACAGTACGAACGAAAAATATTAAAAAAGGCATTTTAATTTCTGTTGAAGATAAAGGTATAGGTATAAAAACAGAAGATCAAGCCAATATTTTCAATCAATTTCATAGAGCACATACCGGTAATATCCACGATGTTAAAGGTTTTGGATTAGGCTTATTTTATGCCGAAAAAATGGTAAAGGAGCATGGCGGTTTTATTAGATTAAACAGTACCTTTGGAAGTGGATCGACATTTGAAATTTATCTGCCGTTTAACGAAATACGAAAAGATTAA
- a CDS encoding BMC domain-containing protein gives MSDINSEALGMIETHGFAAMVEASDAMVKAAKVELVAYEKTGGGYVTAIVRGDVASVRAAVEAGLAAGEKVGEIISSHVIPRPHANVDMALPLGRQK, from the coding sequence ATGTCTGATATCAATTCAGAAGCATTAGGAATGATTGAAACGCACGGGTTTGCCGCAATGGTAGAGGCTTCCGATGCAATGGTAAAAGCTGCAAAAGTTGAATTAGTTGCTTATGAAAAAACGGGCGGTGGATATGTTACCGCTATAGTACGTGGCGATGTTGCCTCTGTAAGAGCTGCAGTAGAAGCAGGATTAGCAGCAGGTGAAAAAGTAGGCGAGATTATTTCAAGTCATGTTATTCCTCGTCCACATGCAAATGTAGATATGGCATTACCTTTAGGTCGCCAAAAATAA
- a CDS encoding EutN/CcmL family microcompartment protein, which yields MKFGKIIGRVVSTQKVESFEGLKLVLVQPLNEELKKVGTALVAVDTLSSDIGQIIYYETSKEASRIIEREMNPCDAAIMGIIDDINITESK from the coding sequence ATGAAGTTTGGTAAAATCATAGGAAGGGTAGTGAGCACGCAAAAAGTTGAATCTTTTGAAGGTTTAAAACTCGTTTTAGTTCAACCGCTTAACGAAGAACTAAAAAAAGTTGGGACGGCTTTAGTTGCTGTAGATACACTTTCATCCGATATCGGACAGATTATCTATTACGAAACATCTAAAGAAGCCAGCCGGATTATTGAAAGGGAAATGAATCCTTGCGATGCCGCGATAATGGGAATAATAGACGATATCAATATTACAGAAAGCAAATGA
- the rpiB gene encoding ribose 5-phosphate isomerase B, with the protein MIDNTNRRIKIVSLQSQSRRKYNSTQNNMVNYEENTNKDHVKRIAIGADHGAYDTKEALKIYLETVGYKVIDVGTNNGTTKVDYPDFALAVARKVVRGECERGIMLDAAGIGSSMAANKVKGARAALCWNEATIKNSRLHNNANVLTMGTSQHSISDICSMSKLWLETRFEGGRHWPRINKMMSIERI; encoded by the coding sequence ATGATTGATAATACAAATAGACGAATTAAGATTGTTAGTTTACAATCTCAAAGCAGAAGAAAATATAATAGCACACAAAATAATATGGTCAATTACGAAGAAAATACAAATAAAGACCACGTAAAACGTATTGCAATTGGTGCGGATCATGGAGCTTATGATACCAAAGAAGCACTAAAAATATATTTGGAAACAGTGGGCTATAAAGTGATAGATGTTGGGACTAACAACGGCACAACTAAAGTTGATTATCCCGATTTTGCTCTAGCTGTAGCCAGAAAAGTAGTCCGTGGCGAATGTGAGAGAGGCATTATGCTTGATGCTGCCGGAATAGGATCTTCTATGGCAGCTAATAAAGTAAAAGGAGCTCGTGCAGCTTTATGCTGGAACGAGGCTACAATCAAAAACAGTCGCCTACATAATAATGCCAATGTTTTAACAATGGGAACATCACAACACTCTATCTCAGATATATGTAGTATGAGCAAATTATGGCTCGAAACACGTTTTGAAGGAGGAAGGCATTGGCCAAGAATAAATAAAATGATGTCAATTGAAAGAATATAA
- the gldD gene encoding gliding motility lipoprotein GldD: MNQNSLKYFKPLFLILLIVFLISSCDEYFQPKPRGYFRIFLPEKKYHPIQMNLPYYFEIPEYSTLEHDPQPMAEDYWTNLVFPSFNAKLHLSYKAVNGNLNTLLEDTHKLVNKHIPKANAISERVFINEEKEVYGLAYSIKGVDAASPYQFYLTDSTHHFLRGALYFNVRPNNDSLAPVISFLETDIQKLIESFEWRNNDF; this comes from the coding sequence ATGAATCAAAATAGTCTAAAATATTTCAAACCCCTATTTTTAATACTATTAATAGTATTTTTAATATCCTCTTGCGATGAATACTTTCAACCAAAACCAAGAGGCTATTTTAGAATATTTTTACCGGAAAAGAAATATCATCCAATACAAATGAATCTCCCATATTATTTTGAAATCCCAGAATATTCCACACTGGAACACGACCCGCAACCTATGGCAGAAGATTATTGGACTAATCTGGTTTTTCCTTCTTTTAATGCTAAATTACATCTAAGTTATAAAGCTGTAAATGGCAATTTAAACACTTTACTTGAAGATACACATAAACTTGTTAATAAGCATATTCCAAAAGCAAATGCCATTAGCGAAAGAGTATTTATAAACGAGGAAAAAGAAGTTTACGGTCTCGCTTATTCAATTAAAGGCGTTGATGCCGCCTCTCCATATCAGTTTTACCTAACTGATAGCACACATCATTTTTTAAGAGGAGCTCTTTATTTTAATGTTCGACCAAACAACGATTCTCTTGCACCTGTAATTTCTTTTTTAGAAACTGATATCCAAAAACTAATCGAAAGTTTTGAATGGAGAAATAATGACTTTTAA
- a CDS encoding response regulator transcription factor encodes METKAKILLVEDDTNLSLVLKDYLEMLGYETILKNDGEEGLKAFKKEDFNLCILDVMMPKKDGFTLAQDIRTLDEDIPIIFLTAKTLKEDRITGFKIGCDDYITKPFNTEELSLRIEAILKRYIIQYRQENTPKFFEIGKYNFDHENMVLYFEETEKTLTRKEAALLKLLCKNKNQLVTRDFALKQIWGSNDYFIGRSMDVFIAKLRKMLSKDPNINIKNIHGTGFKLEINNNND; translated from the coding sequence ATGGAAACAAAAGCAAAAATATTATTAGTCGAAGACGATACTAACCTAAGTTTAGTTTTGAAAGATTATTTAGAAATGTTAGGCTACGAAACAATACTAAAAAATGATGGCGAAGAAGGCTTAAAAGCTTTTAAAAAAGAGGATTTTAATCTATGTATTTTAGATGTTATGATGCCAAAAAAAGACGGTTTTACCTTGGCACAAGATATTAGAACTTTAGACGAGGATATCCCTATCATTTTCCTCACCGCCAAAACATTAAAAGAAGATCGCATTACGGGATTTAAAATAGGATGCGACGATTATATTACCAAACCTTTTAATACAGAAGAATTAAGCTTACGTATTGAAGCCATTTTAAAACGCTACATCATTCAATATCGACAAGAAAATACACCTAAATTTTTTGAAATAGGGAAATACAATTTCGACCATGAGAATATGGTTCTCTATTTTGAGGAAACAGAAAAAACACTAACGCGTAAAGAAGCCGCTCTTTTAAAACTACTTTGTAAAAACAAAAATCAGTTGGTAACACGCGACTTTGCATTAAAACAAATTTGGGGATCTAACGATTATTTTATTGGAAGAAGTATGGATGTTTTTATTGCTAAACTCAGAAAAATGTTAAGTAAAGACCCCAACATCAACATTAAAAATATTCATGGAACAGGGTTTAAATTAGAAATTAACAACAATAATGATTAA
- a CDS encoding EutN/CcmL family microcompartment protein yields MILGKVVGTITSNSNSIEISGGRYLLVNKCDQKGKLKNDFLVALDLVSAGKDEMVMISESTSARETTTTKNKPIDAIIIGIIDMIDESDKVVYKK; encoded by the coding sequence ATGATTTTAGGAAAAGTTGTTGGAACAATTACAAGCAACTCAAATAGTATTGAGATTTCTGGAGGCAGGTATTTATTAGTTAATAAATGCGATCAAAAAGGAAAACTCAAAAACGATTTTTTGGTTGCCCTTGATTTGGTAAGTGCAGGTAAGGATGAAATGGTTATGATTTCTGAAAGTACTTCGGCAAGAGAAACAACAACAACTAAGAATAAACCGATTGATGCAATCATTATTGGAATTATTGATATGATTGATGAAAGTGATAAAGTGGTTTACAAAAAATGA